Proteins encoded within one genomic window of Flavobacterium gilvum:
- the mnmG gene encoding tRNA uridine-5-carboxymethylaminomethyl(34) synthesis enzyme MnmG yields MFLEEYDVIVVGAGHAGCEAAAAAANLGSKTLLVTMSLQNIAQMSCNPAMGGIAKGQIVREIDALGGYSGIVSDRTAIQFKMLNKSKGPAMWSPRVQSDRMRFAEEWRMMLEGTPNLDFYQEMVKGLIIEDGKIKGIRTALGVEIRSKSVVLTNGTFLNGLIHIGEKQFGGGRAGESAAFGITEDLIQAGFEAGRMKTGTPPRVDGRSLDYSKMNEEKGDAKPDKFSYSDLTKPLEFQKSCHMTYTSNEVHNILREGFDRSPMFNGRIKSIGPRYCPSIEDKINRFADKERHQLFVEPEGWNTCEVYVNGFSTSLPEDIQFEALRTVAGFEKVKFFRPGYAIEYDYFPPTQLKHTLETKLVEGLYFAGQINGTTGYEEAASQGLMAGINAHLKVHEQAPLILKRDEAYIGVLIDDLITKGTEEPYRMFTSRAEYRTLLRQDNADFRLTPMSYEIGLASEARLRRMERKLKESEKMVAFFRETSVSIAETNPILEAKESALINQGDKMFKIFSRPQIELEDILKFEKVKEYIDSNDLDQEILEQAEIQVKYSGYIEKERNNADKLTRLEDVKIPEDFDYNKIKSMSIEAKQKLNKIRPVTISQASRISGVSPSDISVLLIYMGR; encoded by the coding sequence ATGTTTTTAGAAGAGTATGATGTAATTGTGGTGGGTGCGGGTCACGCTGGATGTGAGGCAGCGGCAGCGGCCGCAAATTTGGGATCCAAAACTTTGTTGGTAACGATGAGTTTGCAAAACATCGCACAGATGTCTTGTAATCCTGCAATGGGTGGGATTGCAAAAGGTCAAATTGTTCGGGAGATTGATGCGCTAGGTGGATACTCAGGAATTGTTTCTGATAGAACTGCTATTCAGTTCAAAATGTTGAACAAATCTAAGGGTCCTGCAATGTGGTCTCCGCGTGTTCAAAGTGACCGTATGCGTTTTGCCGAAGAATGGAGAATGATGTTGGAAGGAACTCCAAATCTTGATTTTTACCAAGAGATGGTCAAAGGATTAATAATTGAAGATGGAAAAATAAAAGGAATTAGAACTGCGTTGGGAGTGGAGATTCGTTCTAAATCTGTTGTTCTGACAAATGGAACTTTTTTGAACGGTTTGATTCATATTGGAGAAAAACAATTTGGAGGAGGTCGTGCTGGAGAAAGTGCTGCGTTTGGAATTACTGAAGATTTAATTCAAGCTGGTTTTGAAGCTGGTCGAATGAAAACCGGAACGCCTCCTCGTGTGGATGGAAGATCGTTGGATTATTCAAAAATGAATGAAGAAAAAGGAGATGCGAAACCAGATAAGTTTTCTTATTCTGATTTGACGAAACCTTTGGAGTTTCAAAAATCTTGTCACATGACGTACACTTCAAACGAAGTGCATAATATTTTGAGAGAAGGATTTGATCGTTCGCCAATGTTTAATGGAAGAATAAAAAGTATCGGTCCAAGATATTGTCCTTCGATTGAAGATAAAATTAATCGTTTTGCGGATAAAGAGCGCCATCAGCTTTTTGTTGAGCCAGAAGGTTGGAATACGTGTGAAGTTTATGTAAATGGATTTTCAACTTCGTTACCGGAGGATATTCAGTTTGAAGCTTTGCGTACAGTTGCAGGTTTTGAAAAGGTGAAATTCTTTCGTCCTGGTTATGCAATAGAATATGATTATTTTCCGCCAACACAATTGAAACATACTTTGGAAACAAAATTGGTTGAAGGATTGTATTTTGCGGGACAAATAAATGGAACGACCGGATATGAAGAAGCAGCTTCTCAAGGATTGATGGCAGGAATAAATGCGCATCTAAAAGTTCATGAGCAAGCGCCTTTGATTTTGAAAAGAGATGAAGCTTATATCGGAGTCTTGATCGATGACTTGATTACGAAAGGAACAGAAGAACCATATCGTATGTTTACATCTCGTGCTGAGTACAGAACTTTGCTTCGTCAGGATAATGCCGATTTTAGGTTGACACCGATGTCTTATGAAATAGGTTTGGCTTCTGAAGCACGTTTAAGACGAATGGAACGTAAATTGAAAGAATCAGAAAAAATGGTTGCTTTTTTTAGAGAGACCAGTGTTTCTATTGCTGAAACAAATCCTATTCTTGAAGCAAAAGAATCTGCTTTGATTAATCAAGGTGATAAAATGTTTAAAATATTTTCCAGACCTCAAATTGAGTTAGAGGATATTTTAAAATTTGAAAAAGTAAAAGAATATATTGATTCCAATGATTTGGATCAGGAAATTTTGGAACAAGCCGAAATTCAGGTTAAATATTCAGGTTATATTGAAAAGGAACGAAACAATGCTGATAAGTTAACTCGTTTGGAAGATGTGAAGATTCCTGAGGATTTTGATTATAATAAAATTAAATCAATGTCGATTGAAGCGAAACAAAAACTGAACAAAATTCGTCCAGTTACAATTTCTCAAGCTTCGAGAATAAGTGGAGTTTCTCCAAGTGATATTTCTGTGCTTTTGATTTATATGGGAAGGTGA
- the dprA gene encoding DNA-processing protein DprA has product MSEENLFSLLALLRVEGVGDIMAKKLLTHFGSAEKVLNAKSSQLAAIDGVGTVLLKNFKDKSIFDKARKELDFIQKNNIAVLSFQDENYPDRLKHCIDGPVLLFSSGNINLKNRKIISIVGTRQITSYGTEFCRKLIEDLAPLDPIIVSGFAYGVDIVAHQLAMDHDLQTIGVVAHGLNQIYPKPHKKYVAKMEQNGGFMTEFWSSANPDKENFVRRNRIVAGISEATIVIESADKGGSLITANMANDYNRDVFAVPGRTTDKYSQGCNNLIKTQRANVLTSAADLIYNLNWDLEKEAKPIQKQLFVTLDDDEQKVYDYLLKTGKELMDIIALHCDFPIYRISGLLLNMELKGVIRPLPGKMFEAI; this is encoded by the coding sequence ATGTCAGAAGAAAATTTATTTAGCCTATTGGCTTTGTTACGAGTTGAAGGAGTTGGAGATATAATGGCCAAAAAACTGCTAACTCATTTTGGAAGTGCCGAAAAGGTTTTGAATGCCAAATCATCACAGCTTGCCGCCATCGATGGCGTGGGAACTGTTTTACTGAAAAATTTCAAGGATAAAAGCATTTTTGATAAAGCCCGAAAAGAATTGGATTTTATTCAAAAGAACAATATTGCGGTACTGAGTTTTCAAGACGAAAATTATCCCGACCGATTAAAACATTGTATCGACGGCCCAGTTTTGCTGTTTTCCTCAGGGAATATCAATTTGAAAAACCGAAAAATAATCAGCATCGTTGGCACGCGACAAATTACATCTTACGGAACTGAATTTTGCCGAAAACTGATTGAAGATCTTGCGCCTCTTGATCCCATAATAGTGAGTGGTTTTGCTTATGGTGTTGATATTGTGGCGCACCAACTGGCAATGGATCATGATTTGCAAACGATTGGCGTGGTTGCACACGGTCTGAACCAAATTTATCCCAAACCGCATAAAAAATATGTTGCCAAAATGGAACAAAATGGCGGTTTTATGACCGAATTTTGGAGTTCTGCAAATCCGGATAAAGAAAATTTTGTTCGCCGAAACCGCATTGTCGCAGGAATATCCGAAGCCACAATTGTCATCGAATCTGCCGATAAGGGTGGTTCGCTTATCACCGCCAACATGGCCAATGATTACAATCGCGATGTTTTTGCAGTTCCCGGCCGCACTACGGACAAATACAGTCAAGGTTGCAACAATTTAATAAAAACACAAAGAGCTAATGTACTCACAAGTGCCGCCGATTTGATTTATAACTTGAATTGGGATTTAGAAAAAGAAGCCAAACCGATTCAAAAACAATTGTTTGTCACCCTTGATGACGACGAACAAAAGGTCTATGATTATCTTTTGAAAACAGGTAAAGAACTGATGGATATTATCGCTTTGCATTGTGATTTCCCAATCTACAGGATTTCTGGATTGCTCCTGAATATGGAATTAAAAGGCGTGATTAGGCCTTTGCCGGGGAAAATGTTTGAGGCGATTTGA
- a CDS encoding TetR/AcrR family transcriptional regulator, translated as MDKKQAILETALKLFVDNGFHGTATSKIASYSGVATGTLFNYFKTKEELIFALYHLINKEMDDYIVERMGFLSVSKESFQFVFSAAVSWSLEKPYHFRYLQQFNHSPFSKVSGLAVLNKEENPVCVLIQNGIDVVLIKQLPVLFIYMLFCSQTSGLYDYISSNKFESAQQSELIEEAFEMFWKMIED; from the coding sequence ATGGATAAGAAACAAGCAATTCTCGAAACAGCACTTAAACTCTTTGTTGACAATGGTTTTCATGGAACGGCTACGAGTAAAATAGCCTCATATTCTGGTGTGGCAACAGGTACTCTTTTTAATTATTTTAAAACAAAAGAAGAATTAATATTTGCTCTATACCATTTGATTAATAAAGAAATGGACGATTATATTGTTGAGAGAATGGGTTTCCTTTCTGTTTCCAAAGAGTCCTTTCAATTTGTTTTTTCTGCAGCAGTATCCTGGAGCCTCGAAAAACCATATCACTTTCGATATCTACAGCAATTCAATCATTCTCCTTTCTCTAAGGTTTCTGGATTAGCTGTTTTGAATAAAGAGGAAAATCCGGTTTGTGTATTAATACAAAACGGAATTGACGTTGTTCTTATAAAACAGTTACCAGTCTTATTTATCTACATGTTGTTTTGTTCGCAAACAAGTGGCTTGTATGATTATATTTCTTCAAATAAATTTGAAAGTGCTCAACAATCTGAGTTGATTGAAGAAGCTTTTGAAATGTTTTGGAAAATGATTGAAGATTAA
- a CDS encoding helix-turn-helix domain-containing protein — translation MQSISEAAAYALRFINQTHQSVFLTGKAGTGKTTLLREIIATTHKNTVVVAPTGIAALNAGGVTIHSMFQLPFGGFIPDNSAPQFSDSIKFETKATLRRHFKMSGQKRAVIKNMELLIIDEVSMLRADLLDAMDFMMQTVRRKSSPFGGVQVLFIGDLLQLPPIIRDEEWRTLRNYYRGKFFFHAHVIQQYPPLYIELSKIYRQTDDRFISVLNNLRNNQITREDIQTLNEFVNPDFDLKVNKGYITLTTHNAKADVMNAQSLEDLEGNQMSFLPAITGDFPEKIYPIDPNLHLKVGAQIMFVKNDLSFEKNYFNGKMGIVKTMTSKEIWVHFPDEDKMIEVEKYEWQNIRYNVNEMTKEIEEEVLGSFVHYPIKLAWAITVHKSQGLTFDKAVLDVSRVFLPGQAYVALSRLRSLNGLILLSPMQMNGISNDQEVMEYAENKASDEVLENALKRETKNFILNYLKNCFDWNELAQEWRNHQFSYNEEAENSPKAKHALWAKNQVGVIWQLLEPSSKFLVQLDKLFHNEQLELNHISDRINAAFNYFMEPMDKLVYEILWKIEEAKRLKKAKGFYEELVLLDDLQTRAVLQLMKAKLMIEVLVKGETISKEKLTSAEIKQYKINKVERVFEDFKKANITLIDDEKDAERYTSNSKKTGKKEPKKSTIEETYELWLEKKTVQEIATIRKFTQETILGHLTKLIQSKTITIDEVFAEDKLQALSEAFEGYKEETVSPLKEKYGDEFTWEELRMFKASLNVK, via the coding sequence ATGCAATCTATTTCCGAAGCCGCAGCATACGCACTCCGTTTCATCAACCAAACACATCAATCGGTTTTTCTAACAGGTAAGGCGGGAACGGGAAAAACTACACTTTTGCGTGAGATTATTGCAACAACTCATAAAAATACAGTTGTGGTGGCTCCAACCGGAATTGCCGCTTTGAATGCTGGTGGTGTTACGATTCATTCGATGTTTCAATTGCCTTTTGGGGGATTTATTCCTGACAATTCGGCTCCACAATTTTCTGATTCGATTAAGTTTGAAACCAAGGCTACTTTGCGTAGACATTTTAAAATGAGCGGTCAAAAACGGGCTGTAATCAAGAACATGGAATTGCTTATTATTGACGAAGTCAGTATGTTACGTGCAGATTTGCTGGATGCCATGGATTTTATGATGCAAACAGTTCGCAGGAAATCTTCCCCTTTTGGTGGTGTACAAGTTTTATTTATAGGAGATTTATTACAATTACCTCCAATTATCAGAGACGAAGAATGGCGTACACTACGCAATTATTACCGCGGAAAATTCTTTTTTCATGCACATGTGATTCAGCAGTATCCGCCTTTATATATTGAATTATCCAAAATCTATCGCCAAACGGATGATCGATTTATTTCGGTTTTGAATAATCTTCGAAATAATCAGATTACGAGAGAAGATATACAAACCTTGAATGAATTTGTAAATCCGGATTTTGATTTAAAAGTTAACAAAGGTTATATCACCTTGACCACTCATAATGCAAAAGCCGATGTGATGAATGCGCAATCGCTCGAGGATTTAGAAGGAAATCAAATGTCTTTTTTGCCAGCCATCACTGGAGATTTTCCGGAAAAAATTTATCCCATTGATCCTAATTTGCATTTGAAAGTTGGTGCACAAATCATGTTTGTGAAAAACGATTTGTCTTTTGAAAAAAACTATTTCAACGGAAAAATGGGAATTGTAAAAACAATGACCAGCAAAGAAATATGGGTGCATTTTCCTGATGAAGACAAAATGATTGAAGTTGAGAAGTACGAATGGCAAAATATTCGTTATAACGTAAACGAAATGACCAAGGAAATAGAGGAGGAGGTTTTGGGTAGTTTTGTGCATTACCCAATCAAATTGGCTTGGGCGATTACGGTGCATAAAAGTCAGGGTTTGACGTTTGACAAAGCTGTGCTCGATGTATCGCGCGTTTTTCTTCCAGGGCAGGCATATGTGGCTTTGTCGCGTTTGCGTTCCTTAAACGGGCTTATTTTGCTTTCTCCGATGCAAATGAATGGTATTTCCAACGATCAAGAAGTTATGGAATATGCAGAGAATAAAGCTTCGGATGAAGTTTTGGAAAATGCCTTAAAGAGGGAAACCAAAAATTTTATTCTCAACTATCTGAAAAACTGTTTCGATTGGAATGAATTGGCCCAAGAATGGCGAAACCATCAGTTCAGTTACAATGAAGAGGCCGAAAATTCACCAAAAGCCAAACACGCACTTTGGGCAAAAAATCAAGTAGGGGTCATTTGGCAATTGCTCGAACCGTCATCGAAATTCTTGGTTCAGTTGGATAAATTGTTCCACAACGAACAATTGGAACTCAATCATATTTCTGACCGAATCAATGCTGCATTCAATTATTTTATGGAGCCAATGGATAAGTTGGTGTATGAAATTCTGTGGAAAATTGAAGAAGCAAAACGACTCAAAAAAGCAAAGGGTTTTTATGAAGAATTGGTCCTGCTTGATGATTTGCAAACCAGGGCGGTACTCCAATTGATGAAAGCCAAATTAATGATAGAGGTTTTGGTGAAAGGGGAAACCATTTCGAAAGAGAAATTGACATCTGCTGAAATTAAACAATACAAAATCAATAAAGTAGAGCGCGTTTTCGAAGATTTTAAGAAAGCTAACATCACGCTTATTGATGACGAAAAAGACGCCGAGCGTTATACATCAAATTCAAAGAAAACCGGAAAAAAAGAACCCAAGAAATCAACTATTGAGGAAACGTATGAGTTATGGCTGGAAAAGAAAACAGTTCAGGAAATCGCCACAATCCGCAAGTTTACTCAGGAAACGATTTTGGGTCATTTAACAAAATTAATTCAGTCAAAAACAATCACAATCGACGAAGTTTTTGCTGAAGATAAATTACAAGCCCTCAGTGAGGCTTTTGAAGGTTACAAAGAAGAAACGGTTTCTCCTTTAAAAGAAAAATACGGCGACGAATTCACCTGGGAAGAGCTACGAATGTTCAAGGCAAGTTTGAATGTTAAATAA
- the ybeY gene encoding rRNA maturation RNase YbeY, whose product MINFNYESDFILENEEAIATWLSAVIESENKSEGEINYIFCDDEYLHKINVEYLNHDTLTDIISFDYTMGNEIGGDIFVSIERVLDNANDYNTSFEEELKRVLVHGVLHYCGYKDKSDEDEALMRSKEDEKIAMFHVEQ is encoded by the coding sequence ATGATCAATTTTAATTACGAATCAGATTTTATACTTGAAAACGAAGAAGCAATAGCTACTTGGTTAAGCGCTGTAATTGAATCTGAAAATAAATCTGAAGGAGAAATTAATTATATATTTTGTGATGACGAATATCTTCACAAGATAAATGTAGAATACCTTAATCATGATACCTTAACTGACATTATTAGTTTTGATTATACTATGGGTAATGAAATTGGTGGAGATATCTTTGTTTCTATTGAAAGAGTTTTGGATAACGCCAACGATTATAATACAAGTTTTGAAGAAGAATTAAAACGGGTATTGGTTCATGGGGTTTTGCATTACTGTGGTTATAAAGATAAATCTGATGAAGACGAAGCCTTGATGCGCAGTAAAGAAGATGAAAAAATAGCTATGTTTCACGTGGAACAATAG
- a CDS encoding dihydrofolate reductase family protein, protein MKKIIAAINMTLDGFCDHTAIDADEEIHEHYAELLRSADTLLYGRTTYQLMEYWRELAVNPSGVKSMDDFAIVMDTTPKIVFSHTLKSVDWKSAKLATRSLEEEVTALKQSDNKNGKDIYVGSPGLIISMAKLNLIDEFQLCVHPVVVGSGLPLFKDINNRIELKLLKTKILKCGAVILYYEPII, encoded by the coding sequence TTGAAAAAAATAATCGCAGCAATCAATATGACACTTGATGGATTTTGCGATCATACAGCAATAGATGCTGATGAAGAAATTCATGAACATTACGCAGAGCTGTTACGCAGTGCAGACACCCTTCTATACGGCAGAACAACGTATCAACTTATGGAATATTGGCGGGAATTGGCAGTAAACCCAAGTGGTGTTAAATCGATGGATGACTTTGCCATTGTTATGGATACTACTCCGAAAATTGTTTTTTCGCATACGCTAAAAAGTGTAGACTGGAAAAGCGCAAAATTAGCAACTCGCTCTCTCGAGGAAGAAGTTACAGCACTCAAACAATCTGACAATAAGAATGGTAAGGACATTTATGTAGGCAGTCCGGGTTTAATTATTTCCATGGCAAAACTGAATTTGATAGACGAATTTCAGCTTTGTGTTCACCCTGTTGTAGTGGGAAGTGGTTTACCTTTGTTTAAAGACATAAACAACAGGATTGAGCTTAAACTTCTAAAAACAAAAATTTTAAAATGCGGTGCAGTAATTCTTTACTATGAACCGATAATATAA
- a CDS encoding class I SAM-dependent methyltransferase has product MDIKNKKHFLKVKDYSVSQETFDLYHDEDLDMLITYPQPSLDVLGKYYESADYISHTDSKRSIFEKAYHFVKNIALKNKLNLINSYQPSKGLILDIGAGTGEFLSVAQKDGWKTIGVEPSDKAKSIAKSKGVSFVEKTSELESHSCDVISMWHVLEHVPNLEEQIKELKRLLKPNGTLIVAVPNFKSFDANHYGNFWAAYDVPIHFWHFSKKAIELLFQKENMKLEKVLPMKFDSFYVSLLSEKYKTGKMNYFKAVYIGLLSNLKASKKMEYSSHIYILKNN; this is encoded by the coding sequence ATGGATATTAAAAACAAAAAGCATTTTTTAAAAGTAAAAGATTATTCTGTTTCCCAGGAAACTTTCGATTTATATCATGATGAAGATTTGGATATGTTGATCACGTATCCGCAACCAAGTTTGGATGTTTTAGGAAAATATTATGAAAGTGCCGATTATATTTCGCATACCGATTCCAAAAGATCAATTTTTGAAAAAGCCTATCATTTTGTAAAAAATATTGCTTTAAAAAATAAATTAAACTTGATCAATTCTTATCAGCCTTCAAAAGGGTTGATTTTGGATATTGGAGCCGGAACTGGTGAGTTTTTGTCTGTTGCACAAAAAGACGGTTGGAAAACGATAGGAGTAGAGCCTAGTGATAAAGCTAAATCTATTGCAAAAAGTAAAGGCGTTTCTTTTGTGGAAAAAACATCAGAATTGGAAAGTCATTCTTGTGATGTGATTTCGATGTGGCACGTTTTGGAACACGTTCCCAATTTAGAGGAACAAATCAAAGAATTAAAACGCTTGCTAAAACCTAATGGAACTTTGATTGTTGCTGTACCCAATTTCAAATCTTTTGATGCAAATCATTACGGAAATTTTTGGGCAGCTTATGATGTGCCAATTCATTTTTGGCATTTTTCTAAAAAAGCAATTGAATTACTTTTTCAGAAAGAAAATATGAAATTGGAAAAAGTGCTTCCTATGAAATTTGATTCGTTTTATGTGAGTTTGCTTTCGGAAAAATACAAAACTGGGAAAATGAATTATTTCAAAGCTGTTTACATCGGATTGCTGTCGAATTTAAAAGCGAGCAAAAAAATGGAGTATTCATCGCACATTTACATCCTTAAAAACAACTAA
- a CDS encoding HU domain-containing protein, with translation MKIELYISQLLYRYQCVTVPGFGAFLTEIQSAQLLENSHSFFPPKKMISFNTHIKNNDGLLANHIAQVEKTSYDYAVSAIEYEVLNWKKTLQENRTFLIKNIGVLSLNAENNIIFTPNEQTNYLAQSFGLTPFVSPAVKREVELPKAEIVVEKTATNIEEETPVFNLESETRERSPFLKYAAVFVIGLAVAGSIGYPMYQNQIASERVLVEATVQKKVQKKIQEATFFIQSPIPAVTLSLKSNKEEKEEVAKLPYHIMAGAFRSEANAQKRYRQLIAKGFDARVLGINKNGLYPVLYGSYATFAEAEKEKDSITETDNPEAWILIQSL, from the coding sequence ATGAAAATAGAACTTTACATCTCGCAGCTTTTATACCGTTATCAATGCGTAACGGTTCCAGGTTTTGGAGCTTTCCTGACCGAAATCCAGTCGGCTCAACTGCTTGAAAACTCACATTCTTTTTTCCCGCCAAAAAAGATGATTTCCTTTAACACGCACATTAAAAACAATGACGGATTATTGGCAAATCATATCGCCCAAGTGGAAAAAACATCATACGATTATGCCGTAAGCGCAATCGAATATGAAGTTTTGAATTGGAAAAAAACTTTGCAGGAGAACCGCACATTTTTAATCAAAAATATTGGTGTACTAAGTTTGAATGCTGAAAACAATATCATTTTCACACCAAATGAGCAAACCAATTATTTGGCACAGTCTTTTGGATTAACTCCTTTTGTTTCACCAGCGGTGAAAAGAGAAGTGGAACTTCCGAAAGCTGAAATCGTGGTTGAGAAAACTGCAACGAATATCGAGGAAGAAACGCCTGTTTTCAATCTCGAATCAGAAACAAGAGAAAGAAGCCCGTTCCTTAAATATGCGGCTGTATTTGTGATTGGATTAGCTGTTGCCGGTTCTATTGGTTATCCGATGTACCAAAATCAAATTGCATCTGAAAGAGTTTTGGTTGAAGCAACCGTGCAAAAAAAGGTTCAGAAAAAAATTCAGGAAGCTACTTTCTTTATACAATCACCAATACCTGCGGTTACTCTTTCTTTGAAATCCAACAAAGAGGAAAAAGAAGAGGTAGCTAAATTACCGTATCACATCATGGCCGGTGCCTTCAGAAGCGAGGCTAACGCCCAAAAAAGATACAGACAGCTTATAGCCAAAGGCTTTGACGCTAGAGTTTTGGGAATTAACAAAAATGGATTATACCCTGTTTTATACGGAAGCTACGCTACTTTTGCGGAAGCGGAAAAAGAAAAAGATTCAATTACTGAAACTGATAATCCAGAAGCATGGATTTTGATTCAGTCTTTGTAG
- a CDS encoding OmpH family outer membrane protein, whose amino-acid sequence MKKVLLFIAISISLVSCDKKTEVKTKEFKTAYVDTAELMKEYTETKDLEAKYKGVAAEKGRQLEAEINRFKQEAASFQSNAQANGQEWAQKKGAELQRREQQLARAQQGLQMQLQQESGKEMDSLVKGVKKFIKDYGKEKGYDYIYGTGDAASVLYAQDKYDITKEVVKLLNEKYASKVKAADKQ is encoded by the coding sequence ATGAAGAAAGTATTATTATTTATCGCAATTTCAATATCACTTGTTTCTTGTGATAAAAAAACAGAAGTAAAAACAAAAGAGTTTAAAACAGCTTATGTTGATACAGCAGAGCTGATGAAAGAATATACTGAGACTAAAGACTTAGAGGCTAAATATAAAGGTGTAGCTGCTGAAAAAGGTAGACAATTGGAAGCTGAAATCAATAGATTTAAACAAGAAGCTGCTAGTTTTCAAAGTAATGCTCAAGCTAATGGACAAGAATGGGCTCAGAAAAAAGGTGCTGAATTGCAACGTAGAGAACAACAATTGGCTCGTGCGCAACAAGGTTTACAAATGCAATTGCAACAAGAAAGCGGAAAAGAAATGGATTCTCTTGTAAAAGGAGTGAAAAAATTTATCAAAGATTACGGTAAAGAAAAAGGATATGATTATATCTACGGAACTGGTGACGCTGCTTCGGTATTGTATGCTCAAGATAAATATGATATTACTAAAGAAGTTGTAAAATTATTGAACGAAAAATACGCTTCTAAAGTTAAAGCAGCAGATAAACAATAA
- a CDS encoding DcaP family trimeric outer membrane transporter: MMKLSNSYLFLFLFSCCLFAQKNDQDKSMEIFGFIMMDSGYDFGRMNPDWYDTMRPTQILDSQGNEYQNQGVYFMSVRQTMFGIKNYMDTPLGEVKTHFEFDLFGMGKEVGNTAFRLKHAYFELGKFLVGQTNSLFTDTDVYPNIVEFMGPNALPFLRNVQVRYTPISNEHNLFSIAVERPGATADQGPYGTGGFEYSTLLVDVKPRFSVPDFTTEYRYTDYWGYMELAGTLRSMKWEDNNSDQYDLTGSTVGWGLSLSTKLMFGENIIFHGAFTTGAGIQNYMNDAEADVGIKRQYDNQVAPIKGIAIPMIGVVSYFDINWSPKFSTSFGYSMVKNDTTEAQLSTAYKKGQYASVNLLYSPVKNCILGPELQWGQRQNNDFAGDPQFNLPAARGNIGTDVKLQFSFRYVFNNTFYKNKL; encoded by the coding sequence ATGATGAAACTATCCAACTCTTATCTGTTTCTTTTTTTGTTTAGCTGTTGTCTTTTTGCCCAAAAAAATGATCAAGATAAATCAATGGAAATCTTTGGATTTATTATGATGGACTCCGGCTATGATTTTGGCAGAATGAACCCGGATTGGTATGATACCATGAGGCCTACCCAAATTTTGGACAGCCAGGGGAATGAATACCAAAATCAGGGTGTGTATTTTATGAGCGTCAGACAAACTATGTTTGGAATAAAAAATTATATGGATACTCCTTTGGGCGAAGTAAAAACCCATTTTGAATTTGACTTATTTGGAATGGGGAAAGAAGTTGGAAATACAGCATTTCGGCTTAAACACGCCTATTTTGAATTGGGCAAATTTCTAGTAGGACAAACCAATAGTTTGTTTACAGATACCGATGTCTATCCAAATATTGTAGAATTTATGGGTCCAAATGCTTTACCATTCCTCAGAAACGTGCAGGTGCGTTACACCCCAATTAGCAATGAACACAATCTGTTTTCAATAGCAGTAGAACGCCCAGGTGCCACTGCCGATCAGGGACCTTACGGAACAGGCGGATTCGAATACAGCACATTGCTTGTTGATGTAAAACCACGATTTTCGGTTCCTGATTTTACAACAGAATACCGATATACTGATTATTGGGGTTACATGGAATTGGCCGGTACTCTTCGCAGTATGAAATGGGAAGACAACAACTCCGATCAATACGATTTAACAGGAAGTACAGTAGGTTGGGGTTTGAGTTTGAGCACTAAATTAATGTTTGGAGAAAACATCATTTTTCATGGCGCATTTACCACAGGTGCTGGAATCCAGAACTATATGAACGATGCCGAAGCTGATGTGGGAATCAAAAGACAATATGACAATCAAGTAGCACCAATCAAGGGAATCGCCATTCCGATGATAGGGGTTGTGAGCTATTTTGATATTAATTGGAGTCCGAAATTCAGCACTTCTTTTGGATATTCTATGGTTAAAAATGACACCACCGAAGCACAATTATCCACTGCCTATAAAAAAGGGCAATATGCAAGTGTCAATCTTTTATATTCACCGGTAAAAAACTGCATTTTGGGACCAGAATTACAATGGGGCCAAAGACAAAACAATGATTTTGCTGGAGATCCGCAATTCAATCTTCCGGCAGCAAGAGGAAACATCGGAACTGACGTGAAACTGCAGTTTTCCTTTAGATATGTCTTCAATAATACTTTTTATAAAAACAAATTATGA